A single genomic interval of Anopheles marshallii chromosome 2, idAnoMarsDA_429_01, whole genome shotgun sequence harbors:
- the LOC128718191 gene encoding uncharacterized protein LOC128718191 — protein MQNSADNANVLGSAKAAVHINGVAVDHFHQNSDVDEDRRSQCQNNDIQGFISYSSDSSMIELNLKFRKCACNENIINISKENLQQMQRTSPTGAAESTNADSSTVGTAIVGPGSGVFRKEGKSKKMLAINKGNLNRLMCKLNDSTDSPSSSCTKCRLSLDVKHILKQLVNIKTKKDTVECDGIGCSRSPGADDSCSRRSALPLTIDDSMMGLRADDSLIGSSASPLPSPNSPVPVIGPLERRHSETVERRSIGIQHASRHHRKKTPLLRTHGKSIPQAEEIIIISDEFRRQSLRDQQSIRVQKSPKKISKSMESIDKRHPLSLSLRPVAIRSFQLPSTVHGLDPADEMLTIVVNTTETRESSTSKSISKSVDDMSLGPSGKGDELSAHPKSSEPASDDVELIFISDEFVKRKSKSSSDVIIVQNAADRRRESSRRKKPTKTLSVAGVEGHSTEQKRLTNAGRPVSTEGRIVKSATIPVAASPGTKAKNVRRKTTISNSNSFLTYEEPFSPETLENKDIGQLFAEASIE, from the coding sequence ATGCAAAACAGTGCCGACAATGCAAACGTCTTAGGAAGCGCGAAAGCTGCTGTACACATAAATGGTGTGGCGGTGGATCATTTTCATCAGAATTCGGACGTAGATGAGGATCGACGATCTCAATGCCAGAATAACGACATACAGGGGTTCATTTCGTATTCCTCTGATAGCAGCATGATTGAGCTAAATCTAAAGTTTCGCAAATGCGCCTGCAACGagaacatcatcaacatctcCAAAGAAAACTTACAACAGATGCAACGAACCAGTCCAACAGGTGCAGCGGAATCAACCAATGCCGATAGTAGTACTGTCGGTACCGCGATTGTTGGTCCGGGCAGCGGAGTTTTTAGGAAAGAaggtaaaagtaaaaaaatgctAGCCATTAATAAGGGCAATTTGAATAGGTTAATGTGTAAATTGAACGATTCCACGGACAGCCCATCCTCATCTTGTACAAAGTGTAGATTATCATTAGACGTCAAGCATATTTTAAAGCAGCTCGTTAACATAAAGACGAAAAAGGACACAGTTGAGTGTGACGGCATCGGTTGCTCTCGTTCGCCTGGAGCAGATGATTCTTGTTCTCGCCGTTCAGCACTTCCGCTCACAATCGACGATTCCATGATGGGGCTGCGTGCTGATGATTCGTTGATCGGAAGCTCGGCCTCTCCGCTCCCTTCGCCGAACTCCCCTGTGCCAGTAATAGGTCCACTCGAACGGCGCCATAGTGAAACAGTTGAACGACGCTCGATCGGAATCCAGCATGCCTCGAGACACCATCGCAAAAAAACTCCATTATTGCGTACGCACGGGAAAAGTATACCGCAGGCAGAGGAAATCATCATAATTTCCGATGAATTCAGAAGACAATCGCTGCGTGATCAACAGTCAATCCGGGTGCAGAAAAGTCCGAAGAAAATTTCCAAATCGATGGAAAGCATTGACAAACGCCATCCACTGTCACTTTCTCTTCGGCCAGTGGCAATAAGAAGCTTTCAACTGCCTAGTACCGTACACGGTTTAGATCCAGCCGATGAGATGCTAACAATAGTGGTCAATACGACTGAAACCAGGGAAAGCAGCACTTCGAAATCAATATCAAAATCTGTCGATGATATGTCGCTCGGGCCCTCAGGAAAAGGTGATGAGCTGTCCGCCCATCCCAAATCTTCCGAACCTGCTAGCGACGATGTGGAACTGATATTTATTTCGGACGAGTTTGTCAAGCGAAAGTCCAAATCTAGTTCGGACGTTATCATCGTCCAAAATGCGGCTGATCGTAGACGCGAAAGTAGCAGACGCAAGAAACCGACCAAAACTCTATCAGTGGCTGGTGTAGAAGGTCACAGCACCGAACAGAAAAGGCTTACCAACGCTGGTCGACCCGTTAGCACCGAAGGACGGATTGTAAAATCCGCAACCATACCGGTGGCAGCGTCACCTGGTACAAAAGCGAAAAATGTCCGtcgcaaaacaacaatctCCAACTCGAATAGTTTTCTCACGTATGAGGAACCGTTCTCGCCAGAGACGCTTGAAAATAAAGACATTGGACAGCTGTTTGCCGAGGCATCGATCGAATAA
- the LOC128707580 gene encoding alpha/beta hydrolase domain-containing protein 17B-like, producing the protein MNGLSFSELCCLFCCPPCPGRIASKLAFLPPEASYDLKPEADSTNSKFTLTLHDKADWQYTDREKECFEVFYARSSRGNRIACLFVKCSANARFTLLFSHGNAVDLGQMTTFFIGLGQRINCNIFSYDYSGYGQSSGKPTEKNLYADIDAAWHALRTRYGISPENIILYGQSIGTVPTVDLASRYEVGAVILHSPLMSGMRVAFPATKRTWFFDAFPSIDKVPKVTSPVLVIHGTEDEVIDFSHGMTIYEKCPRAVEPLWVEGAGHNDVEMYSQYLERLKQFVSVELVN; encoded by the exons atgaacgGTTTAAGCTTCAGTGagctttgttgtttgttttgttgccctCCTTGTCCTGGGCGGATTGCATCGAAGTTGGCCTTTCTTCCGCCCGAAGCCAGCTACGATCTGAAACCGGAAGCTGACAGTACAAACAGCAAGTTTACCCTGACGCTACACGATAAGGCCGACTGGCAATACACTGACCGCGAGAAAGAATGTTTCGAAGTATTTTACGCACGGTCTTCTAGGGGCAACAGAATCGCCTGTTTATTCGTAAAATGCAGTGCTAACGCTCG GTTTACACTCCTTTTTTCTCACGGCAATGCTGTCGATCTCGGGCAgatgacaacatttttcatcGGTTTAGGCCAACGGATTAACTGTAACATTTTTAGCTATGATTATTCCGGCTATGGGCAAAGCTCTGGAAAACCCACTGAGAAGAATCTTTATGCTGACATCGATGCAGCATGGCATGCTTTGCGAACGCGGTACGGCATCAGCCCAGAAAATATCATTCTTTACGGACAAAGCATCGGTACGGTTCCAACGGTAGATTTGGCCAGTCGGTATGAGGTCGGTGCGGTCATTTTGCATTCGCCACTGATGTCAGGTATGCGTGTAGCTTTTCCGGCAACGAAGCGTACATGGTTTTTCGACGCTTTTCCAAG TATTGACAAAGTTCCAAAGGTCACTTCCCCAGTATTGGTAATACATGGCACCGAAGATGAAgtgatcgatttttctcacgGCATGACAATCTATGAAAAGTGTCCCCGAGCTGTAGAACCGCTTTGGGTCGAAGGAGCCGGCCACAATGATGTAGAAATGTATAGCCAATATTTGGAGCGGCTGAAGCAATTCGTGTCGGTTGAGTTGGTTAACTGA